Below is a genomic region from Fusarium oxysporum f. sp. lycopersici 4287 chromosome 12, whole genome shotgun sequence.
CGAGTCAGTTCGTATCCGACAAAGTGAAAAGTTTGCGTCGCAGGGTTTGGGATGAATGGGTCGAGTAAGTTTCCACGCGACatacttaataaaagactTAGTCTTACTCAGAATAGATATATCAAGTTCTCAAACATCGATAGCGACCAACTTTGGAAAGATCTTTGCGAGGGATCCACGAAAGCCATTCAAGAATTTCGATGCTTCCTTGAGTATTATATCGTCACATCGACAAAACTTGTGCCTTGTCTCGGCCCAGAAGAATATGAAAAGGAAAGAACCGTGAAAAGCGCTGGGACTATACAGGATGTTTGGTGTGCATTGGTTCATGTAGCTGATGAAGAGGTCTTAACAAATATCCGTCGGCAACATCCAGCTCATCGACAACTCTACATACTTAAATATCGTACTGATGCTGGTGGCCGTGGGCATGGGCCAGCGGCGGACGTTGGCAAAGTAAGGCATCCTCAGTATCAGTTTGTTGCTTCTGACTTACTGACAATCTGTGTTACCCAGCTCATCCCGAGACTAGCCACAGAACACGGGCTCAGCCGCACCCAGTTGTTCGAGAAAAAAGAGATGACATTGGAAGACCAGCTGATGATCCTCAGAACCGTCTGGCAGCGAGCCAGATACATAACCTGTCAGCCTTGCCAGAGATTATCATTCTCTGCGATGTTGATTATGGGAGGCATCGGTGGATGGCGATATGAAAGCCTAAAGCAATTGACGTACCGTGATATCGAACTTGGTTGGGTTAGAGATCCCCGAAACCCTCAAAAGGGGCAATGTGTTGCCACCATTCGTATACATCACGccaaaaggaaaaaagaTAAGATTGAGAGAGATCAGACATCCAGGTATGATGAATCACGAAAGACTGGTTAGAACGCCTACTGAAATCCATCAGCTTTACATTTGGTATTACTCTCGTTCCATTCAAGCCTGTTTGTCTCTTGACTCATATTGTCTCTATGGCATTCTTCAAGGATGCATTCTCGACCAACTTTACTACTCCTGAGGATATATTGTTTCCCAAGCCTGATAGTGAGGTCGACTATGTACCTTTATCGTGGAAGGATGAAATTAAAGATGATCTTGTTTTTCAGCTTGGTTACAAGTTGTACTGGAAATTATGGCATCGCGTGCTCCTGGTGGGTGGACTACGTGAAAATCCAAAGCCCTACTCAGTTCGTGTTGGTGCTGGGAATCGCTTAGATGGTGCTTTGACATCAGCTATCCGAAGTTACGTTTTTGGCAACACAGATGCCGTGTTCCGCAAAAGTTACCTCCCAGCAGACATGCGAGATGACCTGATGGGTATATCATACGGCGAGGTTTCGGGAAAGAATGAAGCGACAGTCTCATTCCTTCACCAGACATTTACGAAACGGGACGAATCAGCACCGGTCTATATCACGGAGGAAGAGTTCCAGTCCTTTGAAAACCGGAGGGATATCACGGAATGGCGCCGACAGCGACTGTCTCTGCCTTGCAACAGCACCGAATCAAAGGCTATATTGGGAAAGATTCAACACGTGAAAAACGTTCTTGAAGAGAAATTGCTCGAAAGGAGACGAAAAGAGTACTTCAGAAAGGCCGACCAGCTTCGCAGCCTTGGACAGTCAACGTCACATTTACATCAAACTGCATTGATTTCCCCACGTTTCAGACAAAATCAATCAAGCAGTAAGGCTGCAGAACAGCTGGCGCCTTGTTTTATTGCCGAAGATAGCAACTATGCTATCGCCAGCAAAATTGTTAGATATCTACGACAGACTCCTACCGATAACGACACCGCCGATAACGACACTGCTGATGACGACACTACTGATAACGACACTACCGATGCTGAGGCTAAAGCAGACCGGGCTCGCTCCATATGCTTTCTTTGCTTCAAGGACTTCTCAAATAGAACCAATCTGTCGGCGCATGTTCGGAACATTCATTTGAAAGACCTCGAGAAGCCGATTTCTTGTCTCGAGTGTAGACACCAAGGACAAGAGAAAACTGTTCCTGCTGGCTTCCCAGCCTGGAGCAGTCACACCGAGAGATATCACGGCTCCGAAAACTCGCCTATCCCAGCAAATAAGAGACCGGCTCTATGTTTGTTATGCAACAAGACCCTCACAATCGCAGGGTTCAGTAACCACCTCAAAAAAGCGCATGGCAGTAAATTTGCAGCCAAATTCCAGTGTCCTGCATGCATCGACCATTCTCTCCAGGAAACTATTGATGGTAAGGATGACTGGATCTCTCATGTCAAGGCTAAGCATGTTGGATGTCGTATCGCTGGGGCGGTTTTGATTGGCGTGCCAGATAAGCCAGCCCAAAGGGATGACAATGACAGTTGCATGATAGGCATGAAACGAAAGttagaagatgaagagaagactGGCCAGAAGAGACTGAGAACCAATAGAAGTGTATTTGGGGTCGACCgcggtgttgaagaagaagagttctGGTGTACAGGACGTGACGAGGACTATCTTGATGACATTCAAGATTTTGATTGATTGGAAAGGTCAGAGATCTTAGCTTAGCTCTATGCAAAGTTTTGTCCTGAGCCAGCGCGACTTGATCAATGCCTGTATTAACGTAGTAATGGAATGATAATAATTGCCTCTAAATTTGCTGAAACGACTGCCAACCCTCGCGCCTCTTGTTTAACAGCATCTGTGCTTGGTGTCTGTGGCGAGGCTCGTGTTCCAAGCAGGTATGGCTCTCCCAAGTATGGCAATTGATTTCCATACTGCCACCACTAAAGTAATTCTTTACCTTCCAGTGCACCTTAACCTCGAGTTCGAAAGCTGCTCCTTTCATTTTCAGTTCCATATCTGAGATATCCACCATTTCCACGAAAATCTCTTCTGGATCCGGGGCCTCGAGGAGGCGGTTTAGCAAACCCGAAATGTTCAGGCTCTCCCAATTTTTGTATCCCCTATTCCTTCTCAAGGCGTTCTGATGGCAATCGGCTGGCTCCCCGAGATCCACCTCGTCGACAGATCTCATTCGACAAACTGGAACAAGATCTCTGCATTCGCGCCTGCATGTAGGGCAGTAAGGccctttctttttctgctCTTCGGACATCCCAGAGGTTATATGGGATTTTGCCAAACACTTTAAATGAAAGGTATGTCCCTCCGGGACAGAGGAATCATCGCTGACGCAAGTCATGTACTGATCAGGGGAGCTGCCGAAGCAAATATTACAAACTTGCCAATCGTATTGACGCGTCATTCGTTCTCCCCGGTCATGATGCCTTTGAGCGCAGTCGTCACATACGAGCTAAGAAGGGTTAGAAGTAGCAATATCAGGCTGGCTGGAAACATACCCCATGGTAACCATGTGGTCGCCATTTCCATCCTTCCAGGCAAAGGGGCTTAATGCAATCCCAGCATCTACTTGCCGTATCAAAATAAACTGGCATCTTTGCGCAAAGACTTGAATGAAAaatgaagaatgaagaatgaagatggGGGCGAGGAAAGGCAGGGACGAGCTTGCTATAAATACCCAAGAGCTTGGTTGGAGACTTCCCAGAAGCACGTGTCATCAGCCAGCCCGCCTTCAGCTAACACAGCCCCTATATGCCAGAAGTTAGTTCAAGTCTCGACGATACCCGCACTGCCAATAGTCCTCAGTTGCTTCTACTCAAGACAAGATCTCAAGGCACTCACACCGCCCCAAGCTCATTATCCGAGAAGATGACACCATGATAGGCCTCCAGGGAGGCTAACACGGCCTCATTTCTCATGATACAGGACCAACATGACCCCAGTTCTTCCAGGTTGAGAGAGGCATGTGGTGCGCCTTCTACGGGCGGTTAGCGATGTCTAGAGAACTCCATTCGTGGAAGTCAAGTTTTGAAGGCCAGACATTGACCGTAATGGCTTCATGTGGCTTCGGCCAGCATGACCTTCTTCTGCATATGGGAAAGGTCAAGGCAGCAAGGCTCAGGAGGTAGCCAACTAGAAACTAGATCACCCCAAAGctgcaagaagaagcatgTGATGCATTATCTGCGGACGGGTAACGATATCTAGAGGACTTCATTCGTTGAATTGGAGCGTCCAGTGCCAGATACTGACCGCGGTGGCTTCATCCACATTCGGC
It encodes:
- a CDS encoding hypothetical protein (At least one base has a quality score < 10), with the protein product MSQLSAQPSHAIHIPSGRGKSRIDQVDKDIIQEIRNRNLNTTLDSSQFVSDKVKSLRRRVWDEWVEYIKFSNIDSDQLWKDLCEGSTKAIQEFRCFLEYYIVTSTKLVPCLGPEEYEKERTVKSAGTIQDVWCALVHVADEEVLTNIRRQHPAHRQLYILKYRTDAGGRGHGPAADVGKLIPRLATEHGLSRTQLFEKKEMTLEDQLMILRTVWQRARYITCQPCQRLSFSAMLIMGGIGGWRYESLKQLTYRDIELGWVRDPRNPQKGQCVATIRIHHAKRKKDKIERDQTSSFTFGITLVPFKPVCLLTHIVSMAFFKDAFSTNFTTPEDILFPKPDSEVDYVPLSWKDEIKDDLVFQLGYKLYWKLWHRVLLVGGLRENPKPYSVRVGAGNRLDGALTSAIRSYVFGNTDAVFRKSYLPADMRDDLMGISYGEVSGKNEATVSFLHQTFTKRDESAPVYITEEEFQSFENRRDITEWRRQRLSLPCNSTESKAILGKIQHVKNVLEEKLLERRRKEYFRKADQLRSLGQSTSHLHQTALISPRFRQNQSSSKAAEQLAPCFIAEDSNYAIASKIVRYLRQTPTDNDTADNDTADDDTTDNDTTDAEAKADRARSICFLCFKDFSNRTNLSAHVRNIHLKDLEKPISCLECRHQGQEKTVPAGFPAWSSHTERYHGSENSPIPANKRPALCLLCNKTLTIAGFSNHLKKAHGSKFAAKFQCPACIDHSLQETIDGKDDWISHVKAKHVGCRIAGAVLIGVPDKPAQRDDNDSCMIGMKRKLEDEEKTGQKRLRTNRSVFGVDRGVEEEEFWCTGRDEDYLDDIQDFD